Proteins co-encoded in one Thermoplasmata archaeon genomic window:
- a CDS encoding xanthine dehydrogenase family protein subunit M, giving the protein MQPHAFGYARATSVAEAVRLLRKNGDRAKILAGGQSLIPLMKLRLANPEFLIDIGGISELSALREDGEGLSIGAMVRDREFEHAELVKTRYPILGDVVKGLGDPQVRNLGTVGGSLAHADPAGDWGAALLALDAHLTLTGPRGERQVPIDEFFKDTFATALHPDEILTEIRLPAPVPHSGSAYQKLKRKTGDFATVSASARLALNPGGAIVEARLGLGAVGPTAIRAPRAEAFLAGKSPDEATFAEAGRLASQESSPVPDLHGSAEYKRAMVAVMVRRALETAAARARS; this is encoded by the coding sequence GTGCAACCGCACGCCTTCGGGTACGCTCGGGCCACGTCCGTCGCCGAGGCCGTCCGGCTTCTCCGGAAGAACGGAGATCGAGCCAAGATTCTCGCGGGCGGCCAGAGCCTCATACCCCTCATGAAACTGCGTCTCGCGAACCCGGAATTCCTGATCGACATCGGCGGCATCTCGGAACTGTCCGCGCTGCGGGAAGACGGAGAGGGCCTGTCCATCGGCGCGATGGTCCGGGACCGCGAGTTCGAACACGCCGAGCTGGTCAAGACTCGGTATCCGATTCTGGGAGATGTGGTCAAGGGCCTCGGCGACCCGCAGGTACGCAACCTCGGGACCGTGGGCGGCTCCTTGGCGCACGCCGACCCCGCGGGCGACTGGGGCGCGGCTCTCCTCGCGTTGGACGCTCACCTCACCTTGACCGGGCCGCGGGGGGAGCGCCAGGTCCCGATCGACGAGTTCTTCAAAGATACCTTCGCGACCGCGTTGCACCCGGACGAAATCCTGACGGAGATCCGGCTTCCGGCCCCCGTTCCGCATTCGGGAAGCGCCTATCAGAAGCTGAAGCGCAAGACGGGCGACTTCGCCACGGTGTCCGCGTCCGCCCGGCTCGCGCTCAATCCGGGAGGAGCCATCGTGGAAGCGCGGCTCGGGCTAGGCGCCGTGGGCCCGACCGCGATCCGTGCGCCACGAGCCGAGGCGTTCTTGGCTGGAAAGTCGCCCGACGAGGCGACCTTCGCGGAGGCGGGACGACTTGCGTCGCAGGAGTCGAGCCCCGTCCCCGACCTCCACGGGAGCGCGGAGTACAAGCGGGCCATGGTGGCCGTCATGGTACGGCGGGCGCTCGAGACGGCCGCCGCGCGGGCTCGGAGCTGA